The Longimicrobium sp. genome contains a region encoding:
- a CDS encoding DUF3108 domain-containing protein codes for MKLSSISLRPLAAGLLAVVAGATGVDAQNRTPFRAGELATYQVKLGGASVGQGSLAVLGVVNVRGQQTFHTRMTLNGRVTLARVNDIYESWIDTDGLFSHRFHQNVHEVRYRRNRTYDFFPETRTYRRENGSTGTIPTNQPLDDLSFLYYARTLPLEVGATYTLQRYFKADGNPVVIRVLRRETITVPAGRFRTIVVQPVIKTDGLFGEGGRAEVFLSDDQHRIPVLIRSRVPVVGSLTMLLRTFRPGT; via the coding sequence ATGAAGTTGTCTTCGATTTCGCTACGCCCGCTGGCCGCAGGCCTGCTGGCGGTCGTGGCGGGCGCGACCGGGGTGGATGCGCAGAACCGCACCCCGTTCCGCGCCGGTGAGCTCGCCACGTACCAGGTGAAGCTGGGGGGCGCGTCCGTGGGCCAGGGCTCGCTCGCGGTGCTGGGGGTGGTGAACGTGCGCGGCCAGCAGACCTTCCACACGCGCATGACGCTGAACGGGCGCGTGACGCTGGCCCGCGTGAACGACATCTACGAAAGCTGGATCGACACGGACGGGCTGTTCTCGCACCGCTTTCACCAGAACGTGCACGAGGTTCGCTACCGGCGGAACCGCACCTACGACTTCTTCCCGGAAACGCGCACCTACCGTCGCGAGAACGGGAGCACGGGCACCATCCCCACGAACCAGCCGCTGGACGACCTGTCGTTCCTCTACTACGCGCGAACGCTGCCGCTGGAGGTGGGCGCAACGTACACGCTGCAGCGGTACTTCAAGGCGGATGGAAACCCGGTGGTGATCCGCGTGCTGCGGCGCGAAACCATCACGGTGCCGGCCGGCCGCTTCCGCACCATCGTGGTGCAGCCGGTGATCAAGACAGACGGGCTGTTCGGCGAGGGCGGGCGCGCCGAGGTGTTCCTCTCCGACGACCAGCACCGCATTCCCGTGCTCATCCGCAGCCGGGTGCCGGTGGTGGGGTCGCTGACCATGCTGCTGCGCACCTTCCGCCCCGGCACGTGA
- a CDS encoding glycosyltransferase family 2 protein codes for MIYICIPVLNEAQTVGVLLWRTRQVMAEFGRDYHIVVVDDGSTDASAEVLQPYTRVLPLTVVRHERNRGYAAALETLVREVAALSTHPKRDVAVFLQADFTEPPEEIPALVKRLEGGADIVGSTVAAVDVELTRGMRWSRRGLPWLLKRSALPREIRDPFSGFRGYRVQVLRRALSDVDGKPLLERSGWAANAELLVRVAPHARRAEEAEVRLRYAHRERETRFRPWDALRETWALFRATPGISTLPRRTADAPAAAEPAPVPAEAPARPAPRREGPASRRPESEGRPERDVQPARDERSARPRRERRPADESGAEASPPKRTRPERTRQPREERAAVPADDAETLTVAAPVESGSDASAEVVEPVVKKRKPRRRKPRRTEGGDASAALEGASDTSVAGEEASGEAAADGGADSGADGEQAASEGGARKRPRRPRRRRKPAGQTENAADGGAEAPASDSEG; via the coding sequence TTGATCTACATCTGCATCCCTGTTCTGAACGAGGCGCAAACCGTGGGGGTCCTGCTGTGGCGGACCCGCCAGGTGATGGCCGAGTTCGGGCGCGACTACCACATCGTCGTCGTCGACGACGGCTCCACCGACGCCTCGGCCGAGGTGCTGCAGCCGTACACGCGCGTGCTGCCGCTGACCGTCGTGCGCCACGAGCGCAACCGCGGGTACGCGGCGGCCCTTGAGACGCTGGTCCGCGAGGTGGCGGCGCTCAGCACCCATCCCAAGCGCGACGTCGCCGTGTTCCTGCAGGCCGACTTCACCGAGCCGCCGGAAGAGATTCCCGCGCTGGTCAAGCGGCTGGAGGGCGGGGCCGACATCGTGGGTTCCACCGTCGCCGCAGTGGACGTGGAGCTGACGCGCGGAATGCGCTGGTCGCGGCGCGGGCTGCCCTGGCTGCTGAAGCGCTCCGCCCTGCCGCGCGAAATCCGCGACCCGTTCTCGGGCTTTCGCGGCTACCGCGTGCAGGTGCTGCGGCGCGCCCTTTCCGACGTGGATGGCAAGCCGCTGCTGGAACGGTCCGGCTGGGCGGCCAACGCCGAGCTGCTGGTGCGCGTGGCGCCCCACGCCCGCCGCGCCGAAGAGGCGGAGGTGAGGCTGCGCTACGCGCACCGGGAGCGCGAAACGCGCTTCCGCCCGTGGGACGCGCTCCGCGAAACCTGGGCGCTGTTCCGCGCCACGCCGGGCATCTCCACGCTGCCCCGCCGGACAGCAGACGCACCCGCCGCCGCCGAGCCCGCACCGGTGCCCGCCGAAGCGCCCGCTCGCCCGGCGCCGCGGCGTGAAGGTCCGGCCTCGCGCCGGCCCGAGAGTGAAGGCCGCCCCGAGCGTGACGTCCAGCCCGCGCGCGACGAACGGTCCGCCCGTCCGCGCCGCGAGCGCCGCCCCGCGGACGAGTCCGGCGCCGAAGCCTCTCCGCCGAAGCGCACCCGCCCCGAGCGGACGCGCCAGCCGAGGGAAGAGCGCGCCGCCGTCCCGGCGGATGACGCTGAGACGTTGACTGTTGCGGCGCCGGTGGAGTCCGGCAGCGACGCATCTGCCGAGGTGGTGGAGCCCGTAGTGAAGAAGCGGAAGCCGCGGCGGCGCAAGCCCAGGCGGACGGAGGGCGGCGACGCATCGGCGGCCCTCGAGGGCGCTTCGGATACGAGTGTTGCGGGAGAGGAAGCCTCCGGCGAAGCTGCGGCCGATGGCGGTGCGGACAGCGGGGCGGATGGTGAGCAGGCGGCCTCGGAAGGGGGCGCACGCAAGCGGCCCCGGCGCCCGCGGCGCAGGCGAAAGCCGGCGGGACAAACCGAGAATGCAGCGGATGGCGGGGCGGAAGCCCCGGCCTCCGATAGCGAGGGATAG